CATTTTTGTTACTTCTTGGTTTCTTATATGATTTATAGAAACAGTGTTCAGCGGTGTGATCCAGtgtttgtgaaaaaaaacatgctgtcATGGCAAACTTGAAATCACAATTCATATTTACTTTTATGTTTATTCTTTATATGTATTCACCTGTCAATCAGAAATATATGTATGATTCATACATTATGCATGTGTCCAATATATGCCTTTTGTAAATTCACCCCCCAGGTGAGAGGTGGCACACGGACTGGGTGGTATAGCAGTTTGTGTTCTTAGGTATGAAGCcttatcctctaaacatgtgTGCTTTGAGCTAGAGTCATCTGCTCAAATCATTGCAGTATTTGGCATTGACAGTATATACAAACTGTACGCAGTCATCACTCTGTTTGCAAagagggaccaggtgaggtcaATCGTGTCACTTCCACTTGGGATAGAGAGACCACAATAGGCGCCAGCATGATGCTAATCTCAGGCATGCCGCTGAAACAACTGTACTGTTTGTAGGAGCTGCACAGAAAAAAGTGTTGGACAGACAATGCTTAAatgatatatacacacacatttattatatatatacacaacaaCTGTACAACATCCAAAGaatcgacccttcctctctagagaggccgcctaggtgcttgttcagtctcttgtcacttccagacttgactactgcaactctattctggctggtctccctctgcgcaccatcaggcctctgcaactcatccagaatgcagtggcacgggtcgtcttcaacgttcctaaattcagccatgtcactacACTGCTGCGttcccttcactggcttcctgtagctgcccacatcagattcaaaaccctgacactggcctacaaggccaagaacggaccagcccctccgtacttgatggcaatggtcaaaagtcgatctgcaccaagagcccttcaagcttcaagtatggctcggctcgacccgccatccctcaaaatccgcggaagacaagcatccaggcttttttctgtcctggcaccaaagtggtggaacgagcttcccctgggtgtccaaacggcagagtcgcttgctgtcttcaaatgcagactgaagacccatctcttccgagaatacttgggtgaatagcagagtactatggtcatcttattgacttgtgcttagtaatgtctaaagcttagaggtatctttgaactattagtctattctaactagctatgggtttttttttatgtgtaaatagcaaagcacttttgaaCACACGTATTCAACATTCAAAGTGATAgtggaaaaagtaagtgaatcctTGGAATTAATAGCTGGTTGACCTCCCTCCCCCATCCCCTTGGCAGCAATAACCTCAACCAggagcttcctgtagctgtggATCAGACCTGCACGTAGTACAGGAGGAATTGTAGCCCATTTTTCCTGGCAGAACTGCTTTAGTTCTGTCATGTTCGTTGGACGCCTCATGTGTTTGGCGGATTTTGTTTTTATAAGCCATTTTGTAGCGGACTTGCTCATTGACCTGTTGCAGCTATCGTACTGATGCTCCTACATTATCCTGTAGAATTTTTTATATACTTGGGAATTGATTGAAAGCTGGCCAGGCCAAAATCAAAATGTTCCTTCCACCATACTTTACGGTCGGGATGATATTTTGATGGTAATGTGCAGTACCTTTTTTTACGCCAGTAGCGCTGCGTATTTCTTCCAAATAGTTAAATCTTAGTTTCCTCTGTGCCCAAACATTTTGCCAGTATCATTGTGGAGTGTCCTTGTGTTCTTTCGCAAACTTCAGCCAtgcagcaatgttctttttagTAAGCAGCGGCTTCGTTCGTGGTGTCCTACCATAGACACCCTGCTTGTTCAAGGTTTTACGGACTATAGAGTTGTTTCTTTACCTCATTGAAACATTTCCATtgtgctcttggggtcatttttACTGTGGCCTACTTCTTGGCAAAGTAGCCACAGTCCCAAATTGTCTTCATTTGTAGATTGTTAACCTCACTGTAAACTGGTGAATTTGTAAAGTCTTTAAAATCACTTTGTAACCCCTTTACAGCTTTATGTAAATCTACCATTTTTAAAAGGACATGCATCAAaacatttatgtttttttatcagTCAAAGTAGCTCAAGTCCACATCTCCAAAGTCATGTTTTTAAGAAGCCTCCAGGTTTGCTGACACCTGACTCCATATAGCTTTTTTAACTCATTAActcaagggttcacatactttatcCACTAACACTATGAGGTTTTTATGCTTGTTCTCAATGTTGCTGTTATAAACAAAATCTTGTTTACGGAATTATTGGATGCTTAGCCTGAATCTAGTTTTCCTTGTTTTTACTGTACACTGCACAGATTTAACCAAATAATGgacatttaaaaatgttccaGCATTGTATATAAGCTGTAAAATGCAGCATAAaaggcctcattcaccaatatcttacTAAGAATTTTTGTAACAAATATTATTCAGATTAATGACGTGTTTTTAATCTGCACTATTCTGCACAGTACAAGCTATGCTTATAAAATCCCATTATCCTCCTCTAAATTGAACCAAtctcaaataagaaaaaaaagctaaattagGATTTTTTGGAAATTTGGAACTTTTGTAAATacttagggttaaggttaagaaaatattttaagatttgtttttattttttggaaatctattgtttttacatttcttaAGAGAAAAGTTAAGAAAAGGTGAGAAATGCTTAATATCTTAAGCTAAGATAATCTTAGCTTTTATTATAAGCACAAAGGTAATAAAAAAGCACATCTAAAAAGAATTTCTCAATATACTTTAGCAAATCTACTACTGGAGGCATACTTGACTGTAGTGAAGCTAAATTGGCTCAATGTATAAAGAGTCATTTGCCTAACCAGTTTCTGAAATCTGTTTGACCTTTTTGCTCTGTTGTTTAGGTAACAGTTTTGCAGGAAAGACTAAGCTTCCTGGTCATCCACAAGTGAAAAGCAAATGATAAATGTTACACTTAATGATGAAACATATGAAACAGatattgtcattttagtaaCATATGTGCTTCGTTAAtaaacatttgttgtaaaatggTCAGTGATGTGTATTCAGTACATTAATCAATCAATGTAGcagctgtaagaaaaaaaatcaaatctgaatgatcactgagTCAGATGTTGATGATCATATCATCATACAGTGATCATacatcaggcagtggtggctcagcggttagagcgccgggatatcgataacagggttgtgggttcgattcccgggctcgacaagctgccactgttgggcccttgagcaaggccctctctgctccccgggcgctggagttggctgcccaccgctctgggtgtgtgtgtgtgtactcactgcccctaacacatgtatgtgtgtgagtgtgtgttcactaccagatgggttaaatgcggaggacagtgtacactgtacagtgacaaatacgtgcacctttactttacaGCAGGCATTTTACATGGctttataaaacataaaaactacAATCTGGACCAACcttttaggggcagtggtggctcaacagttagagctccagaccattgatgacagggttgtgggtttgatacccgggctcggcaagctgccactgtttgggcCCTCTCTGTTACCCGGGAGCCGCAGCCGCAATGGCTGCCCACACTccatgtgtgctcacagtctgtgaaactgtgtttcgctggtgtgtatgtgtgtgttcactgcacggatgggataaaagcagaAGCCAAATGTATTATTTGTGTCTGTCACAAAAGGttaatatggttgtcttgtatATTATGTAGCAAATAGACATCACAATCTTATTTGGAACCTTTTCCTTCTGCAAAAAACCCCATCATCTTGGCctgtttaaaataaagttttGGCAGTACAGAGTGACAATTATTTTGCACTgtgtaaaataattaaacagttaatacatttaatacaaaaGGGGCACTCTGAGGCCACTGCAGggtttaaataaacacatagGCACAAAGGTAAATCTCCTGCACACTTGGTCAATGGGGAGTTCTCTCCATGCAGATTTCACCTTCGTGTCATGCAGGCCAGACTGTTTGGTTCGGTGAGGAAGCTTCACACACTCCCTTGTACATGGTCTTGGCAGAAGAACAATCAAACCACATGTGTGTTTAAAACGGTAAACTGACTTAGATGGCCGTCGATGGAGCGGTTAGTGGCCCTTAcaacaataaacatttacatgTGATACGGTATTTTAATACGGCAGACGAAAGATTCATTCACAGTTTTACGATGCATGATACATCATATGTATGTAAAAACGTAGGGAAAATGACATACATTTTCACGCATGCGTAGTCCAAATTGGGTGAACTTGTAGACAGAAGAATTACCACTTCCGGGTTtgtcagacactagagggcgcccCTAAGCAAGTTTAAAATAAATGGGTTAATATGGAGCAAAATCAGTTTATAAATGTTTGATCGTTTTCATACTGAAAATTGCATTCATTTCCTCAACACAGCAACATTTTAATGACCACGtaattcagaggatccagtgGTGTACAGGACAAAACGTATAAGGTTCTCCCCCCATTCATTTCTGCCAAATAAAGCTTATACCCGGAGTGCAAACTACAAGCATTTTATGATTAAAAAACTAGAAGGTTTTACAATTACACCTGTGCTCTTGTCTTTACACGAAGTTAAAATACTAAACATAGAGCAGGAAAGTTCATTACCGTTTATCAGAAGTTATACCAAAATGAACCCCTACAGGATTGGGGTGTTTATCAGCCTACCTCATTTGGTTTCAGATAAGTGAAATGTACTTGTTTCTGCTGAACTTTGCCGCAGTTATGTTACCAACATCATAGATACATGGATGACCCTGCTGTTTTCAGTGGTGGTGATACGTCTGTGCATCCTCCACTTTAGAACGATCAAGGTTCTCTTGTATGGAAGATATTTAGATATAATACGTTCTTGTGATTAAATGTAAAGTTTATTATAGTCTATTTAAAGTTTATTGAAGATTAAAGTCTACAAAAACACGAGAAACCTACCTGATGACCACTGTGAAGAGCTTGCAAAGTAGTTGACTGGCATATAAGTGAATGAAAGATCACATATAACCTTAACTGGTAGGTTGGTAGGATCTTGTCAGTCCCAAGGGAAGGGTTGCTGATTGGTACTGACTTTTGACACACCATAGGCAGCAAGGCATCGAGGCAGCTGCTTTCTGTTTTAAACACATCTAAAGTGATCAAGCTGAGCTAAGCCTCAAATTTAGCCTGACACAGAGAGTTTTGTCTGGGTCATCCACCAGTGGAATGTAAACAATACATTTCCACTCGATCATAcaaaaagcatgaaataaaCGGGAGTATTGTCATTTTTGTAAcaggtattctttatttaaccACTGTTGTAAATGATAAGTGAACTGTATCCAGTACATTGAATTAGTATTCAGTTTAAAAATCAGTCAATATAGCAGCTGTAGGAAAACATCAAATCTGAACAGTCTCTGAGTCAGAGGTTGATGAACAGACATCATACTTTACAGCTGAAAATGTGTGTCAGTCAAGCAGGACAAAACTGGGCTGAAAATGAACCCTTGATTAATCAAGTGtgatatcttttttttttttttaggaatgtTAACAACCTCTTCATCTGATGTCAGGTGAAACTATGATGCACATTGTACCCAGTAATACACCTGCATGACCTTTAACCTCAGGTGCCATATTTCTGCAATGCAGGGTCAGTGGACGACATGGTTGTTACGCCATCTTTAGAAGTTGGGGTTGACATCGCCCCAGCCATTAAATGTTTCTGACTGTGACACTTCTTCTTAtttcctaaaacacacacatatatacacacacaaagtacaCATTTAGGTTACACATTTACAATGATCTAAATAGTTCAAAGTGGACATACTAATTTTTGATTTTGTACCTGTAcattttttcaaaatgaatccagaaatcaaaatattttttttctctctctaaatGCAGTTGCTCAACCCAGAACATggtgtctaaagtttgcttctttagtaaCTATGAGTAACAGACTTTTCTGTGATATCAGCTTCATGTCTCTACATTCATTTAATAACAATGTGTATGAATAAGCTTGTGAATAATCACCTGGTGCCAAGGTGCAAGGTGTGCGTTCAGGCTGTTCTTTTTGCTCACATTCTCTTACAGAGGCGGATATCTTTCGCACCACATAGGCACCAGCTGTGGAAGTTACATAACATTCACAGATATATTACACTTTAAGCAAAAATGAAGTGTTGGACAAAGTTAAATAGATGCTGTGCTATCACTGCTGGATGGACTGTTGTAATGATGGCTACATTTGTTCATAAACGTTTTTTTCCATGCAAATTATTTTCCCACTTTATCTGCTTGTCTTTTACGCTGTCATACGTTTAAGCTATTTAAGTCTTTGGATTATTTTAAGTGCAtctattgctttaaaaaaataaaacgaaTCTTCTATCAACACAGAACCTTAAGCATATCATGATCATTTATCAAAACCCGaatatttagctagctaaccattACACGAAAATGACAGTCTTTGTTGGCAGTGGCCTTTAGCTACATTAAATTACATAAAGCAGGAAAGTAGTCTATTCTTACCTTTAATCAGAAGTCATACCATTATGAACCCCTTCAGGATCCGCAGGCGTgcttatctagctagctaataacTCGAAGTTTGATTTCAGAATGAACTGTAGTGCTTGTTTATACTGTACTTTTCGGAAGTTCCGTGTTGTCATGCAGTTAGCCACATCATAGATGACGCGTTGTGTTCAACCGCGTCTGCGCGTCCTCCATTTTAGACTGCGATTGTATGCACGTGTATTGAGACGAGATTTTGTGGTTATGTATGTGGTTTTCTATCGCGTATTAATGCGTCGTTTTTACCTTAACTGTCAAAAGTCTGGTCTAATAAGCTATTAACAGTCAAGAACTGGTTACCATCATTGTGGCGGCAAGACTGAACTTGGAGCTCTTACTAGAGTGAGCTATATCCATTATGACGCCTCAATGGAGACTATTTCGGGTATTTTATTTAAAGCTCCGTTTTAGATTATTTCTTGATGTCATCTTttgtgtgaataaaaaaaaaaaaccaagatTCGGGATTCGCGTTGGGTGCTTCTCTCACTAGGAAAACGACACAATACATAGATTTATTGCTGTGTACTTATTTTATGCATATATGTTGGTGTTATTTTTCCATCACTGTATAGAGTACATATGTGGACAGTCAATGTAAAGTTGTCCATATCctaattttatttttaggtTTTGGTGGGCCAGTGGTCCAAACTAGATCAGTTAAAGGATTGTACAATATGTCCAATGGTTTAATAGAATGTACTGATATAATCTGCCTAAGGATTTTAGAAATAACTTTACTGCAAAGTTGTTTAACTGACAGAATATCATTTAAAACCACTGTAGAATAGAacaataccaacacacacaaacacaaaagtaGACAAGGAACATCGTTTATGAACATTGTAAATGGATTATTTGCAAAtagtacaaaaatatatatttttttcataaataACAATGAAACATGCTCATATTAAATGATAAAACTAATACTGAGAACATTCAGTGCTGTCATTTTAAATGTCAGAactttaaatgtagaaaatgtaaacgctctttctttttttactccTCTATCTCAAATATAATGACGAAATAATGTCTGTGTAAATGAAGAGCTGCAATTTCTTACAAGGCAAGGAGTGagaaagtaaataaacacactcataTAACCATTCAGGGTCCTCTATCTTTCAGGCTCATGTCAGGACTGTAGAAGAGGACATTGTTATCATCATCGTCAGAGTCTGACTCAAGCTCAGCTGTGTATTTCACACTGGCTGGGTGATACTCGCCGATCCGTGTACTGTCACACAGCCGAGACAGCAGGGCCAACTGAAACAAATTATATATGATCAGTAAGAGAGCATGCCAGTGTGAGGATATTTTACAGTATATAGGGATGCAGTGACTAGGAAAAAAATCTGATGTTCAAAAAAAGGAAtcatgttcattcattgtttcttccaaaatcaaggttattaagggtttatcctgcttttcgtgtaactgtctttactgtccagaataggctttctactaggttttggagcattgctgtgaggatctgatttcATTCAGGAGCAATAGTAAGGTTGGATAATTATTACATCTCCTCATATCTAACtcactcctcaactcatcccaaatgcactggatgaagcaccaacttCAACAATCAatttctagagaacacagttccactgctccacagcttaaagcTGGGtgcctctagcccatgcctagcattaggcacagtggtaaaatatttatcatgtttatctgctccagagagtcctattctattggcaataattCTTCATCTTATAGCCCCCGTACAAAACCGAAGAAATAAGCTTTGGACAACAAACATGCCAATCAACTAACCAGtcaaatagattttttttctttaataggTAACTGATTCTCCAGTTTATGTTAGTGTGTTTGTTAGAGAAAGAGAATAATACTTTGATTCCTGTGTTGCTAAGCTGGCTCCAGGTGTCCTTGCCAAAGACAACTGCATTGGCTAGGCCGTGCAGTGGTGCACTGAGAACATGCATCACCGTGAGAGAGAACACTGGCTCTTCGGGATACACAGCATTATGAAGCCTACAGGTACACAGCACATTACATTACTTGTAAATTGTATGCAGTAAAATGTACACCTTGgaataacagtgtgtgtgtgtgcgcataccGATTTAAGAGGGGGAATATAGAGACCAGCAGATAAACAGAGGGATACCACTTCAGAGGTCGTATCTCCTCAGCTAAAGATAGCTACAGAAAAGAATGAGAACATAAGACTAGCaggttattaaattaaaaactgaTAAATGGTATTACTGAATGTAATACGCACACACAccttcctcctctccctctctgggTTAAAGGTGCCTAACCAGGACTGCATCTGTGGGTCAAATAATACCATATGCAAGCATACACACACGGTGTCAAAACTGTAGTTTCGTTCATAGAGCTGAACAATATACTTCTTGTTAATCATTATAGCAATGTTGATCACTCCCCGTTTAGtagattcatttttatttcacaTTCACTTTGGCATATGCGACTCACCCTATCACTGGCCACATAGATAATGCGAGCATAACAGCAGATCATGAGGAAGATGAGAGTGAAGAGTGGGATATACCATctgtaaatatttgaaataaTTATAAAGAAGCTataaagaacaaacaaacatacatttataaaatacaaacagtgacagcaaaacatgtTAGTCAGCATGTGCCCTAAAGATTGCCCCTGATATGTATGACAAATGCTCTAGAAATGTCTCTGAATGATAACCTTTCACCCAGAAACAAAAGAAGAGAAGACCATTTAGGAGGAGGAGAGTAAATTCCTGAGATTCAGGTTCAGGTAGAATGACGTGTCTGATGCAACCTAACAAGTTTTAGCTGTCTTTGCACAAAATACACCATCTTCACatttacacaacacacacagtattcaAGTAGTCCCACAGTAACAAGCAAACACAAATTGTGTAGAAACGGACACAAACCTAAATGCATTGTTTATAAATGATATTATAATGTCAACCCTGcatatacaaacacagacaatagtattagtatatatacaaatatagaCATTAGTATATACAGTGTCTTGTAGAAGGATTCAGCCACCTAGAAGTGTATGGATTACAACTGCTATAAATGTTGCTGGTCCTTCTTTTTGTGATGCTGAGTGTTAAGGGATGCTTTTGTCTAGGCAGTGTTTGGGTGGTATGTCGCAGCTTCCTTTTCCTCACAGTTGATTCAACAGCACTTCATTTGTAAACCCTTTCTGCCATGTGCAGATCATTATCACATTTCCTCAAGATTAACAATCTGGCCAGTGGTATTTGAATTAAAGTGGGATTTTATGCAGAAAAGTTTCACGTTTTTGTGAGCCAACTGTGTACTTATTTGGACATTGTCTTTCATCTATGTAAACTTAGAGCTTTTACAGGATAAGGACTGATCTTTTTTATTATC
The genomic region above belongs to Salminus brasiliensis chromosome 8, fSalBra1.hap2, whole genome shotgun sequence and contains:
- the LOC140561299 gene encoding cyclic AMP receptor-like protein A isoform X3 yields the protein MLFVIWLLRRYNSLAQKMIVSLTVAAFFDSVAYVMGESHPEGTLCNFQAWWLTYFDWSALAWVCLITWNLFLNLVRESRTEHYEILYHLIAWGVPLLMSSLPLIRGYYGPAGAWCWITDDHVSWRFGIWYIPLFTLIFLMICCYARIIYVASDRMQSWLGTFNPERERRKLSLAEEIRPLKWYPSVYLLVSIFPLLNRLHNAVYPEEPVFSLTVMHVLSAPLHGLANAVVFGKDTWSQLSNTGIKVLFSFSNKHTNINWRISYLLKKKNLFDWLVDWHVCCPKLISSVLYGGYKMKNYCQ